The nucleotide sequence TGAGCAGCGATCCGCTTTTGAGCTGAAGCGTACTCGGGTCTCGGCCTTCCATGAGGTCGTAGAGAAGCTGATAGCCGGGCACGAGCGTTTTGTCGTCCGTGATCGTGCTTCGCACGTCGGCGACGACGCAGAATTGAAGCGTTAGCTTGTGCAGGTCCTCAGCGTTCGTAGCCGGCTGTGCGGCCGTCGATTGGCGCGTGATGATGAGCGCCGGCATGTTCGAAGCGGGAATGGCGATCGGATCGCCGACGTAGAACGTCTTGAATGCCGACGTGTTCGCTTTGATGAGCTCGATGTATTTTTGTATGAGCGGATCCATAGATTAGAGCGAGCCAACCTGCTCGATGAAATAGGCCTGCATGTTCTTGATGAGCTTTTCGCGGATGTTCTCAGTGAGTTTCATCATCACGCGCCGCGGAAGTCTCGTGCGCGGCTGATTGCTTTGGTGGAATTTGAAGTACGGCGCCGTGTTGCGCACGATGAGGCTCATTGCGGACGGCTGCGATACGAAACTGTCGCGCATGAGCCCGGTCGCCTGAAGAATGCCGGCGTCAGGATACTTCTTTTGCTTGCGCTTTTCGTAGTCGGGATTGAGCGCGGCCCACGGATCATCGACGGCTGCTCCCTCGGTATCAAAGACGTCCTCGCTGAAGAAATCGACCATTTGCTCGCCGCTCTTTTCAAACGCCGGCCGCCAGTTCTTTACGGTCGCACTGACGCCCTGTAGAACGCGAGAAAGCTGCACCTCACCTTGCAGCTCCATTCGAAGATAAAGGCCGCCTGCCATACGGTCAAAAGATGTCGTCCATGTTGGTGCGGGCATCTTCGGACGAATCGGTGCTTGCGTTCGGAACGCCTGCGAGCTCAGTATTTTCTACATTGAGCGGCAGTTCCTGCTTGTTTGCGTCGAGCAATCGGCGCTTTCCGTCCTCGATACCCTTCAGAATAGCTCGCGCCTCGCCGAGCCATCGTACGCCCATGCCTTCCTGCCCAAATTCCTCGTAATCGATGTAGCCGGCCGCCAGCAAGATGCATACACGCTCGATCAACTTCGGAACGTATGAAAGTGGTAGCACATAACGCACAGCGAGTGCGCTATCGATTTCATTCTCTGCCTGCGTGCGCTTTGCTTCGACGAGCAGATCCGAGTATCGCGGGTTCTGCGCGACGCCGGCGTGCCTTCGGATGAAATACAAGCCTGCATAGCGGCCGGACTCGTCGCCCTGAACCGCGACGGCATCGGCGATGTCGGTCTCCGTGTTCGTGAACGAATTGAAATAGGTCGCCTTGAAATACGTGTACGTCGAATCGGTGTATTCGAGCGTTGTGCCCATCGGATCGTCGGCCTGGATCAGCTTCGGAGATCCGTAGGACGTCAATTCGGTGAATGCGCCGGTAGCGGACGTCGCCCCGTAGAATTTGCGCTTGTCGTATTTGTAGACGCGTATCGGCTCGCCGGCGCGGTGCGCGAGTTTCAAGGTGCCGACGACGATCTGCGTGTTGCCGACGATGGACCCGATCTGCGCGACCTCGGCGAGCTCCGTTCCCTCATTGCCGATCGCGACGAAATCGTTCGCCGAAAAGCCGTTGTTGTCCTGAAGCGTGATCGTGATGTTCGTGCCGGCCGCGGCGTCGGCGGCGAGAACGCCCATTTCCCCCTTGATGAAATCTTCGGTCGGCGCCGTGAGGGTCTTCATGCGCCCATTATAGCAAGGTGGGTTCGTCGCCCTTGTCCGAGGGTAGGATAACGGCGTCGCGCTGGATGCTCGTCGTGAGCGTCACGCGCGCGGCGGCAGTGCGCAGCACCGGCACGCCCGGCTTGGTCGTCGCGACGATCGTCTCCGTGATTGACCGCAGTACGACGGACGGCGTACCCGGCTTATAGCTCGTGTGCCTGACGGAGCCGATTCGGCCGCCGTATTCTACGCTGGCATACGCTGCGCAGCCGTACATCATATTAGACACCGAGGATGCTCGGGGCGTGCGTCGCTGCGTCAAGCTGCCGGTCGTAGGGCGTTTCCGGGAGGAGCGCGACCGTCGCGAGAAGCGCCACGAATGCGATCGTCAGCAGAATGTAGGAGATCGTTACAGGTTTCATATGGTCGAATTGTACCATCTACAGCGAAAGGATCTCCAGGACGTATGGAGAGTACGTAGATCCCCCTGAAGCCGGCGCGATTTCGTCGAAGGAAAAGTTCGGACCTGTGCCGCCTCCGAAATAGAATTGGAAGTTCGTGACCGCGCCCGTGGTGCCGAAGTTGAGGTTCGAGCTGTAAGCTCCACCGTCGATCGAGACCTTGTACGTGTTGGCGACGCTGCCGAAATCGATGCAGATCTTGTACCACTGGTTGATGTTGTAGCCGGTCAGGAGTGTGGTGCCGGTGCCGCCGTTATACGCGACGATGTTGCCGCTCTCGAAACCCATGAGAACGGCGTAGCCTGTCGCCTGTCCCGTGCTGTTGTTGAGGACGTGATACCAATTCCCGGTCGTGGAACCATTGCGCATGTAAAAGCAATAGCTGCCGATGGAGATCGACGTGATCGTGCGGTTGAGAGTGGCGGATCCGCTCGTCGTGTTACCACTTAAGGTCGTGCTGTTTGCAGCGGTCGCGTTTTGAACGCTCCATGTGCCAAGTGTCGTCGTCCAGTTCCCGTTCCAGCCAGAGCCGCCGGATGCGCCCGAAAGGGAAGCACCATTTGAATAGCTTTCGAAATTGTCGCTCGCCGTCCATGCCGCATGGCACGTGACCGGCAGAAACATCAGTCCGAGAATGATCGGTAGTAATAGTCGCTTCATACTAGTCGCTGGTGAGCGTCCAGGTCGGCGTGATCGTGAAGCTGTCGCCGTTGGTGCCGATCAGAGTACCGATGTCGAGCCACACCGCGCCGCGCGCCGCGAACGATGTGCTCAATCCCGAGGCACTACCGGCGATGTCTTTGCCGCAGATCAGCGTCGTCGTAGCTGAGCCGTTACCGAATCGGATGGTCGAAGTTGCTCCGTTGCCCTGACAGTAGAGATCGGTGAGCGTGCGGGCGCGCTTGAAGTTGGCGAGCAAAATGTTCGATGTAGTGCCGGACGTGCCGAAGGCGCCTTTGTATGCGGCGGTCGAAGTGGAGATCTGAAACCCCTTATCGTCTTCCATGATCGCGATGTGGTTCGACGTACCGTCAAACCATCGGAGCTGTCCGGTCGTCGTGTCGATACCAATCGCGCCCGCTACCGCCGTCGTCAGGGCCGCAAATGTCGGAAGTTTGAAGGTGTCGATTGCTGCGAAGATCGTCGATGAGGCAAAATTTGCCACGAGGTTCGTCGAGGATGCGAGCGAGGCGAATAGTGTCGTGGACGTCGCCCGAACATTGAAGAGATCGGTTGTAGATGCGTAGGGAGCAAAGAAGCGCGTCGAGGTCGCATTCGTCGTAGACGCGTTAGTAGCGAAGAGGTTCGTCGATGTGGCGCTGCCGCTGATAAGGAAGCTGCCGGTCGTCGTGCCGTTTCCGAGGATCGTGAGGCCGGATGTTACACCACCGCCGCCGATGGTGGACGAAGCGGTCGCGTAGAAGCCGCCCGTCAAGCCCATGATCGACGAGGTGGCCTGGGCTCCGGCCGTTGTGAACGAGGTCGAGTATGTGAATGCCCACGGGCTCCCGGCTCCTGAAACCGCTCCGCACGTCACCGTGCCTGCACTGTTGCTTTGCCACGCATTTGATCCGGTGCACGTACCGATACCGGAGACAGTGAGATTCGTGGTTGAGGCCGTCGAGGCTACCGAGAGGTACGTGGTCGATGCCTGGATTGAAAACAGGTTTGTCGATGAGGCCAGCGTAGCGGATAGGTTGGTCGTGGTCGCATTCGTGAAGACTGCAAACACTGCCGCGAATTTCGTCGTCGTCCCGTTGAGCGCGCTGAGGTTCGTCGAGGATGCCGTTGTCGAGAAGAAGGTTGTCGATGTCGAGTTTCCGAGAGTGGTGTTTTGGGACAGTTGATACGCGACCGACGTCGTAGAGTGGCCCAATCCGACCGACGACCAGAAGTTGGCCGAGGTGGTGCTGAACGCGAGTCCGAGGCTGCTGAAGTACGAGGCCGATGTAGTGGAAAAGCCGGTTGTGGTCGTCGAATTTAGTAAGTACGTGGCGCTCGTGGTGCTGAACGCCTGTCCTGTGTTCTGAGTCAGCCAGTAGTTTGATGATGTGGTCGAAAACGCCAGGCCGACTGACGCGAAGTATGAGTCTGAGGTCGTGCTGAACGTCTGGCCCTGGCCGACGAGGATGGCGAAGGTCGAGGTGGAGAGACGGCTGTTGAAGGAGTTCCAGTCGGTAGAACTGATGTAGCCGTTTTGCGCCGATGTGCCTTGCTGGATTGAAAGCGTGCCGGCGCTGAACGAGAGCGGCGTGTTTACTGTCGCACCGCCGACCTGGCCGCCTGCATCGGTGGTGAGCAGTTTCGAAAGTTGGCCGGTGATGTAGAGCCCGGACGTGGTGGCGTTGGTGCTGTACTGAGCGGTGGAGCTCGCCAACGTGGCAAAGAAGTTCGTGCTCGTCGAATTCCCGAGCGTCGTGTTCTGCGAGAGCTGGTATGCGACGGAGGTCGTTGAATGACCGAGCCCCACCGACGCCCAATAGTTCGCCGATGTGGTGGAGAAGCCGCCGACTCCTTTCGTCGTGAGCCAGTAGTCTGCTGAAGTCGTCGAGAAGGAAAGACCGACGGACGCGAAATACGAATTGGATGTGGTGCTGAAGGCGAGGCCCGCGGAGCTGAAGAATGATGCAGAGGTGGTGCTGAAGAATTGGCCGTTGCCGATCTGTAGGACCGTGGTCGTGGAGAGGCGGCTATTGAAGGACGTCCAGTCCGTGCCGGTCAGCAGACCCGACACGCCGGAAGCGGCGTTATTGAAAAGCGTCGAGGTAGCGAATGCCTGGATGTTTCCGGTCGCCCCCGTCGGGTTCCCAAGCACGGTGTTCGCCGCGGCTGTGGCGAGCATGCCCACGGTGACCTTGTTGGCGCCGATCGCGGTGGTGATGGCCGTGCTGCCGCTTCCTGACACGTCGCCCGACAGGGTGATCGTCTGGTTGCCGGTCAGATAGTCCGTACCGGGTACGGCGGTTTGGATCTGGCCTGTCCCGTTGCCCTTCAGGAGCCCCGTGAGCGTCGTAGAGCCCGTCCCGCCCCTATTCACGGCCAAGGTCGATGAGGCGCTTACAGCGCCCGAATTTACGACCACGACGCCCGTAGAACCCGAGAGGTCAGCGCCTGTACCGCCGTGGGCGGTGCCGAGCTGCCCCGAGAAGAAGGCGTCTGCGACCGATGTACAGCCGCCCAGCGCGCCCGCGGCGCTGAGCGAGGTAGGAAACTGGTTCGTGCAGACGCCGGATGAGCCGCCATAGGCCGAAAGGGCTCCCGTACCGCTGAACAGGCCCAAAGCCGACCGAACGGCCGAAACGGTCAGGTTTGTGCTCGAAGCGGTGCCGGTTGCGGTGATGTTGGTCGCGGCTAAGCTCGTAGACGTAGCGGCGCCCAGGATCAGGTTCTGGGTGAGCTGATAAGCGACCGATGTGGTCGAGTGCGCGAGGCCGACCGATGCGAAGAACGATGCCGACGTCGTACTGAAGAAAATTCGCTGAGTGGACCAATAATCCGCGCTCGTTGTTGAGTACGCGGCACCCTGGTTTTGGCTCAAGAAGTACGCGTTGGAAGTCGTCGAAAAGGCCAATCCAACCGACGAGAAATACGACGCGCTCGTGGTCGAAAACGATGCCGGCGGTACGGCAGCGAGATATGCCGCCGCTGACGTGGTGCTGAAGAAGTATCCCTTATCGATCGTGCCGAGCTGGTACGTGACCGACGTGGTTGAATGAGCGAGACCAGCGGAGGCAAAGAAGGATGCTGACGTCGTGCTGAAGTAGTTACGCTGCGTTTGCAGATAGTCAGCGGATGTCGTGGAAAAGAAATTATTGACGCCTTTCCAGTAGGCGGCCGACGTCGTAGAAAATCCCGTGGTGGTCGTCGCATTCAGCAGCGACGTGACGCGCGCGGCAGTGTAATAGAGATTCGTGGATCCTTCCGCGAGGTTGTCGGTCGTCTGAGTTGCGAACCACGCCGCAGCGCGCGTGGCGAACCACGTCGAGACGTTCGTGATGTAGTCGCCGAGGAGATACAGCGCGGTGCCGATCGAAGTGCGCGGCAACGTGCTCGTCGCGCTCGTGTTCGTTGCCGTGACGTACCCAAACGTCGGGGATGTCGTCGAAGTGAGCCGGAGCGTCGATGTGCCGCCGACCGGAAACGCGCCTTGCGCAATCGAGGTCAGGCCCGTACCGCCGCCGGGCACCATGACCTGCGCGTTGGCTATGCCGATGCAAAAGGTGAGGAAAGCAGAAGTGAAGATTGCGCCGACGATGATTGAGAGTCGTTTCATATCGCATTTACATAATACCAAAGATGTCCCCGCCGGAGCCGACAGGGAATTGAAGCACGGCATTCGCCCCGTCCCACGTCCAGGCGAGCGTGCCGCCGATTTTCGAAGTTCGAATAAATGTTGAGCCGTTGATGACGACGGCTTTCGGTTGCTTGGAAAACGGGTAGAGCAACGTCGTGTCGTCCGGGGTAGTTGCCGGTACTTCCGTCGGATAGTCCACCGCAGCAATCGCCGCGCTGATGTCGTCGATCATCTTCTTGGTCATCGCGAGCGCCATCAGATACGTCTTGCCGGCGGTGTTCTTCGTGCTCGCGGAAGTGCCCTCCTGTGCGCGGGTGATCGTGAGCACGTCGGCGGCGAGCGCGGTCACGCGCACGATTTCCACGTTCGGATCGTCGGACGGATCGGGATAGTCGGTGCTGTTCCACCAAACGAGATTGTAACCCTGGCCCCCGCCGGTGCTCGGCAGGCGCGCACCGTGACCGGAAAACAGCGCGACCGACGTATCGGCCGCGCTGTATCCGGTGGAAACCGTGACTTTTCCGAAATTGGTGACGGGATCAAGCGCCATAGCGTGATACCCGTATTCTAGCAGCTACTTGTACTGCTGAATCGGGATGAACCGAGCCCACACGGTGCTCGTGGCGCCCGTAGCGGTGAAGACGGCGCGCACGTAACGCGTATAGGTCTGCACCAGGAACGCGCCGGTTTCGCGCGGACTGGACGACGTGGCGCCGCCGATCGTCGTCGTGGCTGCGCGCCACGCGATCGATGCGGCCGGACCGACATATGCGGTCGTGGTCGCGCCGTAGTTGACGCCCGTGTAATTCTGATACCAATCGCACGCTGCCGGCGTGACGGTGCAGTTCGTACCGCTGATGTCGTCGGCATATTCGAACGCGATATTCAGGACGGCCGACGTGCTCGATCCGGTCTTCTGAACGAGCAGAAGGCCGAAATCAGGGCGCTGCTTGTTGCCGCCGAAGAACGTCTGCGCGTAGCTGTCAAAGTACAGCGTCGTGGTCGCCAAGCCCGCACCCATAGAGGTGACCGTCGTGGTGGCTGCGGCTGTTGACGTCGCGATGGCGAACAGCGAAGGGTTCGCGTGCGCCGGCGTCGCAAAGCCGAAGACGCTCAGGATCATGCCGATCCCAAGCAGCACGGCTGCGATGTTCTTTGTAGCAAGAGCTTTCGACATAGGCTTAGAGGTCCTTCGACGGATCAGCGACTTCAGGGGTCACGTCGGTCGCCTTGTCCTCCGAATCTTCGTCAGGCAGACCTGCGGAGGGTTCGGCCGGAGCGTCCTCGTCCCCTTTCTTGGCCGACTTCTTGGCCTTCTTCGCGGCCGGCGCATCGCCGTCGCGCTCGATCACGCCGATTTCAAGAAGCGCCTCTGCCTCTGCCTCGGTGAGATCCACAACGTCGCCCTCCGTGTATTCGACCTGATCGTGCTTGAGATTACCCGTTACTGTGAATTTCATAGCAATTGCGGATTACGTTTAATCGCTCTGCACGTATTCGACGAAGACGTTCGCCTTTCCGGCGGTCAGCGTCTGTACGCCCGTTACGATCGTGATTTCGCGGACGGCGGTCGTCTTGATGTCGGATGCAGCGCCCGCGGCGGCCATGCCGACCTGCGTGAGCGCGTTGCCGTCGAGCGCGAAGTTGCCCGGAAGGCAGCCGTGAATGCCTGCGTTCCAGGGATTGCCGGCGGCGTTGATCGCGGAAGCGGCGATGAGATCGCCGGAGCTTTCCACCTGGACGGCAAGCGTCGCCGTGCTGTTGGCGGATGCGAATGTCGT is from Bradyrhizobium sp. ORS 285 and encodes:
- a CDS encoding phage protein Gp36 family protein, which codes for MKTLTAPTEDFIKGEMGVLAADAAAGTNITITLQDNNGFSANDFVAIGNEGTELAEVAQIGSIVGNTQIVVGTLKLAHRAGEPIRVYKYDKRKFYGATSATGAFTELTSYGSPKLIQADDPMGTTLEYTDSTYTYFKATYFNSFTNTETDIADAVAVQGDESGRYAGLYFIRRHAGVAQNPRYSDLLVEAKRTQAENEIDSALAVRYVLPLSYVPKLIERVCILLAAGYIDYEEFGQEGMGVRWLGEARAILKGIEDGKRRLLDANKQELPLNVENTELAGVPNASTDSSEDARTNMDDIF
- a CDS encoding phage virion morphogenesis protein — protein: MPAPTWTTSFDRMAGGLYLRMELQGEVQLSRVLQGVSATVKNWRPAFEKSGEQMVDFFSEDVFDTEGAAVDDPWAALNPDYEKRKQKKYPDAGILQATGLMRDSFVSQPSAMSLIVRNTAPYFKFHQSNQPRTRLPRRVMMKLTENIREKLIKNMQAYFIEQVGSL